In a genomic window of Cuculus canorus isolate bCucCan1 chromosome 4, bCucCan1.pri, whole genome shotgun sequence:
- the ABHD18 gene encoding protein ABHD18 isoform X1: MGVSKLDVLYRKLLLTKLFIRGWGKPEDLKRIFEFRKIIGNREKCQTLVSKDYPVFIDKVEEQSDCKILEGHFISPLAHYVPGILPVESIVARFQFIIPRRWNSKHRPVCIHLAGTGDHYFWRRRTLMARPMIKEACMASLLLENPYYGCRKPKDQLRSCLKNVSDLFVMGGALVLESAALLHWLEREGYGPLGMTGISMGGHMASLAVTNWPKPLPLIPCLSWSTASAVFTTGVLSKAVNWRELEKQYFTQAVYEEEIIQMLEYCGTDSFKMGQDFVKNFPDSVDSLEDVDVTSRMFSLDSSNKTVHSFPTNKSTLSASSEGLLIQEAPTIQCINQTFSTSSNSNKNFTSPQGHRINKRRKSDTLQRESLRFMKGVMDECTHVANFSVPVDPSLIIVVQAKEDAYIPRTGVRSLQEIWPGCEIRYLNGGHVSAYLFKQGLFRQAIYDAFDRFLQKYAV, encoded by the exons ATGGGTGTAAGTAAATTAGACGTCTTGTACAGAAAGCTTCTTCTCACTAAACTTTTCATCAGAGGATGGGGAAAGCCAGAGGATCTGAAAAG AATATTTGAATTCAGAAAGATTAttggaaacagggaaaaatgcCAGACGCTGGTTTCAAAAGATTACCCAGTGTTCATTGacaag GTTGAGGAGCAATCTGACTGTAAAATCCTTGAGGGACACTTCATTTCACCATTGGCTCATTATGTCCCAGGTATCCTGCCTGTCGAATCTATTGTAGCAAG ATTTCAGTTCATCATACCCAGAAGATGGAATAGCAAACACAGACCTGTATGCATTCACTTAGCAGGCACTGGGGATCAT TACTTCTGGAGGAGACGCACACTAATGGCACGCCCAATGATCAAAGAAGCCTGTATGGCTTCCCTGTTGCTAGAAAATCCTTATTAT GGCTGTAGAAAACCTAAGGATCAATT ACGGTCgtgtttaaaaaatgtctcGGACCTGTTTGTGATGGGAGGAGCTCTTGTTCTAGAATCGGCAGCTCTTTTGCACTGGCTAGAGAGAGAAGGCTATGGACCACTAGGGATGACTGGAATATCCATGGGAGGACAT ATGGCTTCGCTGGCAGTGACAAACTGGCCTAAACCATTGCCATTGATTCCGTGTCTTTCCTGGTCAACAGCTTCTGCAGTCTTTACTACG GGTGTGTTGAGCAAGGCAGTGAACTGGAGAGAGCTAGAGAAACAGTATTTTACCCAAGCTGTTTATGAAGAAGAAATCATTCAAATGCTCGAATACTGTGGA ACGGATTCTTTCAAGATGGGACAAGACTTTGTTAAAAACTTCCCTGACAGTGTGGATAGTCTGGAGGATGTGGATGTAACTTCCAGAATGTTCAGCCTTGATTCCTCAAACAAGACTGTTCACAGCTTTCCCACAAATAAAAGTACGCTAAGTGCCTCATCAGAAGGACTTTTAATACAAGAAGCTCCTACAATCCAGTGTATAAATCAAACATTTTCAACCAGTAGCAATAGCAATAAAAACTTCACCAGCCCACAAGGACACAggataaataaaagaagaaagagcgACACTTTACAGAGAGAATCATTAAGGTTCATGAAAGGAGTGATGGATGAATGTACCCATGTAGCTAACTTCTCAG tTCCTGTTGACCCAAGTTTAATCATAGTTGTACAAGCTAAGGAGGATGCGTATATTCCTCGAACTGGTGTGCGCAGTCTTCAAGAAATCTGGCCTGGATGTGAAATCAGGTATCTGAATGGAGGTCATGTCAGTGCCTACCTCTTCAAACAGGGACTCTTTAG GCAAGCGATTTATGATGCATTTGACCGCTTTCTTCAGAAATACGCAGTCTAA
- the ABHD18 gene encoding protein ABHD18 isoform X3 — MGGALVLESAALLHWLEREGYGPLGMTGISMGGHMASLAVTNWPKPLPLIPCLSWSTASAVFTTGVLSKAVNWRELEKQYFTQAVYEEEIIQMLEYCGTDSFKMGQDFVKNFPDSVDSLEDVDVTSRMFSLDSSNKTVHSFPTNKSTLSASSEGLLIQEAPTIQCINQTFSTSSNSNKNFTSPQGHRINKRRKSDTLQRESLRFMKGVMDECTHVANFSVPVDPSLIIVVQAKEDAYIPRTGVRSLQEIWPGCEIRYLNGGHVSAYLFKQGLFRQAIYDAFDRFLQKYAV, encoded by the exons ATGGGAGGAGCTCTTGTTCTAGAATCGGCAGCTCTTTTGCACTGGCTAGAGAGAGAAGGCTATGGACCACTAGGGATGACTGGAATATCCATGGGAGGACAT ATGGCTTCGCTGGCAGTGACAAACTGGCCTAAACCATTGCCATTGATTCCGTGTCTTTCCTGGTCAACAGCTTCTGCAGTCTTTACTACG GGTGTGTTGAGCAAGGCAGTGAACTGGAGAGAGCTAGAGAAACAGTATTTTACCCAAGCTGTTTATGAAGAAGAAATCATTCAAATGCTCGAATACTGTGGA ACGGATTCTTTCAAGATGGGACAAGACTTTGTTAAAAACTTCCCTGACAGTGTGGATAGTCTGGAGGATGTGGATGTAACTTCCAGAATGTTCAGCCTTGATTCCTCAAACAAGACTGTTCACAGCTTTCCCACAAATAAAAGTACGCTAAGTGCCTCATCAGAAGGACTTTTAATACAAGAAGCTCCTACAATCCAGTGTATAAATCAAACATTTTCAACCAGTAGCAATAGCAATAAAAACTTCACCAGCCCACAAGGACACAggataaataaaagaagaaagagcgACACTTTACAGAGAGAATCATTAAGGTTCATGAAAGGAGTGATGGATGAATGTACCCATGTAGCTAACTTCTCAG tTCCTGTTGACCCAAGTTTAATCATAGTTGTACAAGCTAAGGAGGATGCGTATATTCCTCGAACTGGTGTGCGCAGTCTTCAAGAAATCTGGCCTGGATGTGAAATCAGGTATCTGAATGGAGGTCATGTCAGTGCCTACCTCTTCAAACAGGGACTCTTTAG GCAAGCGATTTATGATGCATTTGACCGCTTTCTTCAGAAATACGCAGTCTAA
- the ABHD18 gene encoding protein ABHD18 isoform X2, with product MARPMIKEACMASLLLENPYYGCRKPKDQLRSCLKNVSDLFVMGGALVLESAALLHWLEREGYGPLGMTGISMGGHMASLAVTNWPKPLPLIPCLSWSTASAVFTTGVLSKAVNWRELEKQYFTQAVYEEEIIQMLEYCGTDSFKMGQDFVKNFPDSVDSLEDVDVTSRMFSLDSSNKTVHSFPTNKSTLSASSEGLLIQEAPTIQCINQTFSTSSNSNKNFTSPQGHRINKRRKSDTLQRESLRFMKGVMDECTHVANFSVPVDPSLIIVVQAKEDAYIPRTGVRSLQEIWPGCEIRYLNGGHVSAYLFKQGLFRQAIYDAFDRFLQKYAV from the exons ATGGCACGCCCAATGATCAAAGAAGCCTGTATGGCTTCCCTGTTGCTAGAAAATCCTTATTAT GGCTGTAGAAAACCTAAGGATCAATT ACGGTCgtgtttaaaaaatgtctcGGACCTGTTTGTGATGGGAGGAGCTCTTGTTCTAGAATCGGCAGCTCTTTTGCACTGGCTAGAGAGAGAAGGCTATGGACCACTAGGGATGACTGGAATATCCATGGGAGGACAT ATGGCTTCGCTGGCAGTGACAAACTGGCCTAAACCATTGCCATTGATTCCGTGTCTTTCCTGGTCAACAGCTTCTGCAGTCTTTACTACG GGTGTGTTGAGCAAGGCAGTGAACTGGAGAGAGCTAGAGAAACAGTATTTTACCCAAGCTGTTTATGAAGAAGAAATCATTCAAATGCTCGAATACTGTGGA ACGGATTCTTTCAAGATGGGACAAGACTTTGTTAAAAACTTCCCTGACAGTGTGGATAGTCTGGAGGATGTGGATGTAACTTCCAGAATGTTCAGCCTTGATTCCTCAAACAAGACTGTTCACAGCTTTCCCACAAATAAAAGTACGCTAAGTGCCTCATCAGAAGGACTTTTAATACAAGAAGCTCCTACAATCCAGTGTATAAATCAAACATTTTCAACCAGTAGCAATAGCAATAAAAACTTCACCAGCCCACAAGGACACAggataaataaaagaagaaagagcgACACTTTACAGAGAGAATCATTAAGGTTCATGAAAGGAGTGATGGATGAATGTACCCATGTAGCTAACTTCTCAG tTCCTGTTGACCCAAGTTTAATCATAGTTGTACAAGCTAAGGAGGATGCGTATATTCCTCGAACTGGTGTGCGCAGTCTTCAAGAAATCTGGCCTGGATGTGAAATCAGGTATCTGAATGGAGGTCATGTCAGTGCCTACCTCTTCAAACAGGGACTCTTTAG GCAAGCGATTTATGATGCATTTGACCGCTTTCTTCAGAAATACGCAGTCTAA